In a genomic window of Gloeocapsopsis dulcis:
- a CDS encoding ABC transporter permease, with product MLKSKPNLVADTDSLAVQASQSKPRSKLRNNLKEFVINTGWWILSIGLFIGIWELLTLMGLVNTLILPPPHQFLAEIGNQQQFLTPRIGVERTGANFVALTAIAATLKRVLIGISLGFVAALVFGCLASYFNIFGKLTLPVITLLAPIAPVAWIPLAILAFGIGDNAAIFVVFVGIFFILTLGTINSINKVEQIYINTARVLGANRSQVMRHIIIPAIIPDLFVILRMNLFGAWMAVLAAEMVGVNTGLGAIVMVGRQMFNARLMFLGMAMIGVVGYLLDTGFAQIQKRVLWWKSNAQI from the coding sequence ATGTTGAAATCAAAACCAAATTTAGTAGCAGACACTGATAGTCTTGCGGTACAAGCTAGCCAGAGTAAACCTCGTTCAAAACTGCGGAATAATTTAAAAGAATTTGTCATCAATACCGGATGGTGGATTCTTTCTATCGGTTTATTTATTGGTATTTGGGAACTGTTAACGCTGATGGGGTTAGTTAATACTCTCATCTTGCCACCGCCGCATCAGTTTTTAGCTGAAATTGGCAATCAACAACAGTTTTTAACACCAAGAATTGGAGTAGAACGCACAGGCGCTAATTTTGTTGCATTAACTGCGATCGCTGCGACACTCAAACGAGTGCTGATCGGAATTTCCCTAGGCTTTGTTGCTGCACTTGTCTTTGGTTGTTTAGCGTCTTACTTCAATATCTTCGGTAAGCTAACGCTACCAGTAATTACTCTACTTGCTCCAATTGCTCCTGTTGCTTGGATTCCCTTAGCAATTCTTGCGTTTGGCATTGGCGACAACGCCGCAATTTTTGTTGTTTTTGTCGGTATTTTCTTTATTCTCACGCTCGGTACAATTAACAGCATCAATAAAGTCGAGCAAATTTACATCAATACTGCGCGGGTACTTGGTGCAAATCGCAGCCAAGTGATGCGTCACATCATCATTCCGGCAATTATTCCTGATTTATTTGTCATTCTGCGGATGAACTTATTTGGTGCTTGGATGGCGGTATTAGCCGCAGAAATGGTAGGAGTCAACACCGGATTAGGAGCGATCGTCATGGTGGGGCGACAGATGTTTAATGCTCGATTGATGTTTTTGGGCATGGCAATGATTGGTGTTGTCGGATATCTGCTAGATACCGGATTTGCTCAAATTCAAAAGCGCGTGCTGTGGTGGAAGAGTAATGCTCAAATCTAG
- a CDS encoding ABC transporter ATP-binding protein: MGKIVCQHVSKAWGIGTADELLTLDDISFSVSSGEFVVIIGPSGCGKSTLLSMIAGLEKPTSGTILHNGEPIKAPQSDRSLIFQQPSLLPWLSLIDNVAFGLTLKGMNKKERYQRAQHFLSEVGLRNFANKYPHQLSGGMQQRACIARALCLGADIILMDEPFAALDVQTRYNMQKFLLDIWEGTNKTVIFVTHHIDEAVYLADRVIILTARPGRVLESVKINMPRPRDVISTEFERHRAMFVEHLRSEVTKAFAEQELAEMLDTRIK; encoded by the coding sequence ATGGGTAAGATTGTCTGTCAGCACGTCAGTAAAGCTTGGGGAATTGGAACTGCGGATGAATTACTAACACTTGATGACATTAGTTTCTCTGTCAGTTCTGGCGAATTTGTTGTTATTATTGGACCAAGTGGCTGTGGCAAAAGTACGCTACTGTCAATGATCGCAGGGTTAGAAAAGCCAACTAGTGGCACAATTTTGCATAATGGCGAACCAATCAAAGCACCACAAAGCGATCGCTCTTTAATTTTTCAGCAACCTTCACTGCTACCCTGGCTATCGTTGATTGATAACGTTGCTTTCGGACTCACTTTGAAAGGAATGAACAAGAAAGAACGCTATCAACGCGCACAACACTTTTTGAGCGAAGTTGGTTTGCGTAACTTTGCAAACAAGTATCCACATCAACTTTCTGGTGGAATGCAACAACGTGCTTGCATCGCGCGTGCATTATGTTTAGGAGCAGATATTATTCTGATGGACGAGCCATTTGCTGCTTTAGATGTGCAAACCCGATACAATATGCAAAAATTTTTGCTTGATATTTGGGAAGGCACTAACAAAACAGTCATATTTGTAACGCACCACATTGATGAGGCAGTTTATTTAGCAGATCGCGTGATTATCCTCACGGCGCGTCCAGGAAGGGTGTTAGAAAGTGTCAAAATTAATATGCCACGTCCGCGTGATGTCATTAGCACAGAATTTGAACGTCATCGCGCTATGTTTGTCGAACATTTACGCTCAGAAGTTACTAAAGCATTTGCCGAGCAAGAATTAGCAGAAATGCTCGACACTCGTATTAAATAA
- a CDS encoding TIGR03943 family putative permease subunit, translating to MHKSLQLLQDFAKQVTKISLAETSIDVWKYAESAHEEPNPYKRNILQWRRLISSVKDPLKTFPGEPIDLIGFVQHTINSPEQFILARHIIRCCLADTVPLGLPVYTPNAAMFPPNSWLRVKGCFGVQIQTKPTLVIVPQKIKSISEPKKIYINGVF from the coding sequence ATGCACAAATCACTTCAGTTACTTCAAGATTTTGCTAAACAAGTCACAAAGATCTCACTTGCAGAGACAAGCATCGATGTTTGGAAATATGCTGAATCTGCCCATGAAGAACCAAATCCATACAAACGCAATATCTTGCAGTGGCGACGTTTAATTTCCTCAGTTAAAGATCCTTTAAAAACTTTTCCTGGCGAACCTATCGATTTAATTGGTTTCGTGCAGCATACAATCAATTCACCTGAACAGTTCATTCTTGCTCGACACATTATTCGTTGTTGTTTAGCTGATACAGTACCGCTTGGATTACCTGTATACACACCCAATGCAGCAATGTTTCCTCCTAACTCCTGGCTACGGGTAAAAGGTTGTTTTGGAGTTCAAATTCAAACAAAACCAACTTTAGTCATCGTTCCTCAAAAAATTAAATCTATTTCTGAACCTAAAAAAATTTATATCAATGGTGTGTTTTAA
- a CDS encoding ABC transporter ATP-binding protein, giving the protein MEQEQVILRIDGVTKQFDQTQKPAVANVSFSLVQGDLLGLLGPSGCGKTTLLRLIAGFERPQSGRIEIAGKTVAGRNWIPPEQRSVGMVFQDYALFPHLTVAENIAFGLRYNKKRSDRVAKLTELVGLAGLEKRYPHELSGGQQQRVALARALAPEPALILLDEPLSNLDVQVRLRLREELREILKATGISAVFVTHDQEEALAIADKVAVMRQGKIEQLGTPEEVYTHPQTRFVAEFVTRANFLPAKRIGQLWETEIGCFKVKKESADKEIGDLMIREEDLILQRADHAPVIIHTRRFLGREYRYCLQTSSGKRLHARTSAEIVLPVGTRVELAVAEQAIRFFPPKDTVSDNLAINSCASH; this is encoded by the coding sequence ATGGAGCAGGAGCAAGTAATTCTTCGTATAGATGGTGTAACTAAACAGTTCGACCAAACACAAAAGCCAGCTGTTGCAAACGTCAGTTTCAGTCTTGTTCAAGGAGATTTACTCGGTTTATTGGGTCCCTCAGGTTGTGGTAAAACAACTTTGTTACGGTTAATTGCTGGGTTTGAGCGTCCGCAATCAGGGAGAATCGAAATCGCTGGAAAAACCGTTGCCGGTAGAAATTGGATACCTCCAGAACAGCGTTCGGTAGGAATGGTGTTTCAGGACTACGCACTGTTTCCACACTTAACAGTAGCTGAGAATATTGCATTTGGTTTGCGGTATAACAAGAAACGCAGCGATCGCGTAGCTAAACTAACAGAACTTGTCGGACTAGCAGGATTAGAAAAGCGTTATCCGCATGAATTATCTGGTGGACAACAGCAGCGTGTTGCTTTAGCAAGAGCCTTAGCACCAGAACCAGCACTAATTTTATTAGATGAACCGTTGAGTAATCTTGATGTACAAGTACGTTTGCGCTTGCGCGAAGAGTTGCGGGAAATTTTGAAAGCAACAGGAATTTCGGCTGTTTTTGTAACTCACGATCAAGAAGAAGCCCTAGCGATCGCGGACAAAGTTGCCGTCATGCGTCAAGGAAAAATAGAACAGTTAGGCACACCAGAAGAAGTGTATACTCACCCACAAACACGCTTTGTTGCGGAGTTTGTTACTCGCGCAAACTTTCTACCAGCTAAACGTATTGGGCAATTGTGGGAGACAGAAATTGGCTGTTTTAAAGTGAAAAAAGAGTCAGCAGACAAAGAGATAGGAGATTTGATGATTCGCGAAGAAGATTTAATCTTACAGCGTGCAGATCATGCTCCTGTGATTATTCACACTCGGAGATTTTTAGGGCGCGAATACCGTTACTGTTTGCAAACGTCTTCTGGTAAAAGACTACACGCACGGACGTCGGCAGAAATTGTTTTACCTGTAGGAACGCGAGTCGAGTTAGCAGTTGCAGAGCAAGCAATTCGATTTTTCCCGCCTAAAGACACCGTTTCAGATAATTTGGCGATCAATTCATGTGCTTCTCACTGA
- a CDS encoding ABC transporter permease — protein sequence MQISRAITAHKPPLFLLITGAITAVAIVIPLTYLVIRTAGVGGEELSDLLLRPRTVSVLINSAGMAAAVTVFSALIAIPLAFLTVRTDLPWRRFWLIVTTLPLAVPSYVGSFALIAAFGPRGSLLQLLLEPLGVQQLPSIYGWFGTILAITLFTYPYILLSVRAGLHGIDPAMEEAARSLGYSKQATFLRVILPQLRPSIVAGSLLVALYALRDFGTPSLMRFDAFTRVIFLQYRSSFNRNLAAALALVLVVLVLGILWLENRARSRARYYSRRASRRALQTKLGYWKLPALLFCTAITLVGLVLPVGVTLFWLIRGLTVGGGNAVNLAQDMVQPALNSIWASALAAIAATICALPVAILAVRFPSRITAIIERCSYIGFGLPGIVVALSLVFLGANYLPWIYQTVPILVFAYLVLFLPQSVGTVRSSLLQVNPQLEESAQVLGRTPWQTLREITLPLVRPGILSGAMLVFLTAIKELPATLLLAPIGFSTLATKIWTATENVAFSDAAAAALTMLLVSVGSTLFILSQER from the coding sequence ATGCAAATTTCTAGGGCTATCACAGCACATAAACCGCCGTTATTTCTACTGATTACAGGTGCAATTACTGCCGTTGCAATTGTCATTCCTTTAACGTATTTAGTGATTCGGACTGCGGGTGTAGGTGGGGAAGAATTATCAGATTTGCTCTTGCGCCCTCGAACTGTCAGTGTATTAATTAATAGTGCCGGAATGGCAGCAGCAGTCACGGTATTTTCTGCATTGATTGCTATTCCACTTGCTTTTTTGACAGTTAGGACAGATTTACCTTGGCGGCGATTTTGGTTAATTGTGACGACTCTCCCCTTGGCTGTACCGAGTTATGTGGGTAGCTTTGCTTTGATTGCGGCATTTGGACCAAGAGGAAGCTTGTTACAACTATTGCTAGAACCCTTGGGAGTGCAACAGCTACCGAGCATTTATGGCTGGTTTGGCACAATTTTAGCAATTACTTTATTTACTTACCCGTATATTTTGTTGAGCGTACGTGCGGGATTACACGGAATTGATCCCGCTATGGAAGAAGCTGCACGGAGTTTGGGATATAGTAAACAAGCAACCTTTTTGCGCGTGATCTTGCCGCAATTGCGTCCTTCGATAGTTGCAGGCTCACTTTTAGTAGCATTGTATGCTCTACGAGATTTTGGCACGCCCTCGCTGATGCGGTTTGATGCATTTACACGAGTTATCTTTCTGCAATATAGGTCGAGTTTTAACCGTAATTTAGCCGCTGCACTAGCTTTAGTTTTAGTTGTCCTAGTGTTAGGAATTTTGTGGCTAGAGAACAGGGCGCGATCGCGTGCTAGGTACTACAGTCGTCGTGCTTCTCGACGTGCTTTACAAACAAAACTGGGATATTGGAAACTGCCAGCCCTTTTGTTTTGCACAGCTATCACTCTGGTTGGTTTAGTTTTACCAGTTGGTGTGACTTTGTTTTGGTTGATTCGAGGCTTAACAGTTGGTGGTGGAAATGCCGTTAATCTAGCTCAAGACATGGTACAACCGGCACTTAACTCAATTTGGGCATCAGCACTCGCAGCGATCGCTGCAACAATTTGTGCTCTACCCGTAGCAATTTTGGCAGTGCGCTTTCCTAGTCGTATAACTGCTATAATCGAGCGCTGTAGCTACATCGGCTTTGGACTACCAGGAATTGTTGTTGCCTTATCACTTGTATTTTTAGGTGCTAACTACCTTCCTTGGATTTATCAAACTGTGCCAATCTTAGTCTTTGCTTATTTAGTCTTATTTTTACCGCAATCTGTCGGCACAGTACGTAGTTCGCTGCTTCAGGTAAATCCACAACTTGAAGAATCTGCCCAAGTGTTAGGCAGAACTCCGTGGCAGACTTTGCGGGAAATTACCTTACCACTTGTCCGCCCAGGAATATTAAGTGGAGCAATGTTGGTATTTTTGACAGCAATTAAGGAGTTACCAGCAACATTACTACTCGCGCCAATTGGTTTTTCAACACTTGCAACAAAGATTTGGACTGCAACAGAAAATGTTGCTTTTAGTGATGCAGCAGCGGCAGCATTAACGATGTTGTTAGTTTCCGTAGGATCTACTTTATTTATACTTTCTCAAGAGCGATAG